Proteins found in one Insulibacter thermoxylanivorax genomic segment:
- a CDS encoding YunC family protein, with protein sequence MIRMEPIALDDGIVLGIEVKLPKTNLVMITTDKGYIMCGALDVDLLNSRLRERGIIAARAAGVRTWEDLLDSPLSDVTFEAERLGIHSGMKGRDALRLMR encoded by the coding sequence ATGATCCGAATGGAGCCGATCGCGCTGGATGACGGGATCGTGCTCGGCATCGAAGTGAAACTTCCCAAGACGAATCTTGTGATGATCACAACGGATAAAGGTTATATCATGTGCGGAGCACTTGATGTAGATCTCCTCAACAGCAGGCTGCGTGAACGTGGAATCATCGCAGCTAGAGCTGCCGGTGTTCGCACTTGGGAAGATCTCTTGGATAGTCCTCTAAGTGATGTGACGTTCGAAGCGGAGAGACTCGGTATACACAGCGGAATGAAAGGGAGGGATGCGCTGAGGTTGATGCGTTAG
- the sufC gene encoding Fe-S cluster assembly ATPase SufC produces the protein MSKPTFKIVGLKASVEGKEILKGVDLEVKGGEVHAVMGPNGTGKSTLASAIMGHPKYEVTEGQVLLNGEDVLEMEVDERARAGIFLAMQYPSEISGVTNADFMRSAINAKRGEGNEISLIKFIRMMEEKMKALEIDPQFMHRYLNEGFSGGEKKRNEILQMLMLEPSICILDEIDSGLDIDALKVVSEAVNSMRSEDRGFLIITHYQRLLNYIKPDFVHVMMQGRIVKSGGPELAERLEAEGYDWIKEELGIVDETVGQEEEEFKVPMNTTAPRFS, from the coding sequence ATGAGCAAACCAACTTTTAAGATAGTCGGCCTTAAGGCTTCTGTTGAAGGTAAAGAAATTCTCAAGGGTGTCGACCTGGAGGTTAAGGGTGGAGAAGTACATGCGGTCATGGGACCGAACGGTACTGGTAAGAGTACTCTAGCTTCTGCGATCATGGGTCACCCGAAGTATGAGGTTACGGAAGGACAAGTTCTGCTGAACGGCGAGGATGTCCTGGAGATGGAAGTCGATGAGCGTGCACGTGCCGGTATCTTCCTGGCAATGCAGTATCCGAGTGAGATCTCCGGCGTGACCAATGCTGACTTCATGAGAAGTGCGATCAATGCCAAGCGCGGTGAAGGCAATGAGATCTCACTGATCAAGTTCATCCGCATGATGGAAGAGAAGATGAAGGCGCTGGAGATCGATCCGCAATTCATGCACCGCTATCTGAATGAAGGATTCTCGGGCGGTGAGAAGAAGCGCAACGAGATCCTCCAGATGCTCATGCTTGAACCAAGCATCTGCATTCTAGACGAGATCGACTCCGGTCTGGATATCGACGCGTTGAAGGTTGTATCCGAAGCGGTGAACAGCATGCGCAGCGAAGACCGCGGCTTCCTCATCATCACCCACTATCAACGTCTCCTGAATTACATCAAGCCCGACTTTGTCCATGTGATGATGCAGGGCAGAATCGTGAAGTCCGGCGGTCCGGAACTGGCGGAGCGCTTGGAAGCCGAAGGATATGACTGGATTAAGGAAGAGCTCGGCATCGTAGACGAGACTGTGGGCCAAGAGGAAGAGGAATTTAAGGTTCCGATGAATACGACGGCACCTCGCTTCTCGTAA
- a CDS encoding Na(+)/H(+) antiporter subunit F1, with the protein MMEMVLYTAMVIITIAVLGIFVRIIKGPYPPDRILGLDAIGTNLIALIAIWSMISRTYVYLDLMLLIGVMSFIGTVAFARFLERGVAIEYDPNHENNG; encoded by the coding sequence ATGATGGAAATGGTACTGTACACCGCTATGGTCATCATCACCATCGCTGTATTGGGGATTTTCGTCCGCATCATAAAGGGACCCTATCCTCCAGACCGCATCCTTGGCCTCGACGCGATCGGCACGAATCTGATTGCGCTCATTGCGATCTGGTCGATGATCTCACGGACTTATGTCTATCTGGATCTCATGCTGCTGATCGGCGTCATGTCGTTCATAGGGACGGTCGCGTTTGCAAGATTCCTGGAGAGAGGGGTGGCCATCGAATATGACCCAAATCATGAAAACAACGGGTGA
- the mnhG gene encoding monovalent cation/H(+) antiporter subunit G: MTQIMKTTGDWIVIIFILSGAMISLFGSIGILRFPDYYNRNHAASKTTTLGVLLTLFGAFLYFLFETGHSDWRLILAMIFLFLASPIGSHMLARSAYRSGVPMWEHSVHDVLYDYVHAEELEAQKEQQDGQAKETVET; this comes from the coding sequence ATGACCCAAATCATGAAAACAACGGGTGACTGGATCGTCATCATCTTCATCCTCAGCGGTGCTATGATCAGTTTGTTCGGAAGTATAGGAATCTTGCGTTTCCCGGATTACTACAACAGGAATCACGCGGCAAGCAAGACTACCACCCTTGGAGTGCTGCTTACCCTGTTCGGTGCATTTTTGTATTTTCTATTCGAGACAGGCCATTCTGATTGGCGATTGATCTTAGCTATGATCTTTCTCTTCCTCGCTTCTCCCATCGGCAGTCATATGCTTGCCCGTTCTGCTTATCGAAGCGGAGTTCCTATGTGGGAGCACAGCGTGCATGATGTGTTGTACGATTATGTCCATGCAGAAGAACTGGAAGCACAGAAGGAGCAGCAGGATGGGCAAGCCAAGGAAACGGTGGAAACCTAA
- the sufB gene encoding Fe-S cluster assembly protein SufB: MAKKMPELGEYRYGFRDEHQAVFQTGKGLTEEVVRTISAQKNEPEWMLEFRLKSLEQFNKMPIPRWGGNLDDLDFDDIQYYVKPAEKRGRTWEEVPAEIKETFDKLGIPEAEQKFLAGVSAQYESEVVYHNMKKELEDQGVIFMDTDTALKEHPEFFREYFGTVVPYTDNKFAALNSAVWSGGSFIYVPKGVKVEIPLQAYFRINSENMGQFERTLIIADEGSFVHYVEGCTAPIYTTNSLHSAVVEIIVKKDARVRYTTIQNWAPNVYNLVTKRAVAEENATMEWVDGNIGSKLTMKYPAVILKGRGAKGSVLSIAVAGKGQHQDAGAKMIHLAPETTSTIVSKSISKQGGKVTYRGLTSFGRNSEGSKSNIECDTLIMDNESTSDTIPYNEIMNDNITLEHEAKVSKVSEEQLFYLMSRGLSEEEATQMIVMGFIEPFTKELPMEYAVEMNRLIKFEMEGSIG, translated from the coding sequence ATGGCTAAGAAGATGCCTGAGCTCGGCGAATACCGGTATGGCTTTCGCGATGAGCACCAAGCGGTGTTCCAGACAGGTAAGGGCTTGACCGAGGAAGTCGTAAGGACGATTTCCGCTCAGAAGAATGAACCGGAGTGGATGCTGGAGTTCCGCCTAAAGTCACTGGAACAGTTCAACAAGATGCCGATTCCGCGTTGGGGCGGCAACTTAGATGATCTTGATTTTGATGATATCCAATACTATGTAAAACCTGCGGAGAAGCGGGGAAGAACCTGGGAAGAAGTCCCGGCTGAGATCAAGGAAACCTTCGATAAGCTGGGGATCCCGGAGGCAGAGCAGAAGTTCCTCGCCGGTGTCTCCGCGCAGTATGAATCGGAAGTTGTCTACCACAACATGAAGAAGGAACTAGAGGACCAAGGCGTCATCTTCATGGATACCGATACCGCGCTGAAGGAGCATCCGGAGTTCTTCCGCGAATACTTTGGTACGGTAGTTCCTTATACGGACAACAAGTTCGCAGCGTTGAACAGCGCCGTATGGTCCGGCGGCAGCTTCATCTATGTTCCGAAGGGCGTGAAGGTGGAGATTCCGCTGCAGGCCTACTTCCGCATCAACTCGGAGAACATGGGCCAATTTGAGCGGACGCTGATCATCGCTGATGAAGGCAGCTTCGTACACTATGTTGAGGGCTGCACAGCGCCGATCTACACGACGAACTCCCTGCACTCTGCAGTGGTTGAGATCATCGTGAAGAAAGATGCGCGCGTTCGATATACGACGATCCAGAACTGGGCGCCGAACGTATACAACCTGGTTACGAAGCGCGCCGTTGCTGAAGAGAATGCGACGATGGAGTGGGTCGACGGCAACATCGGCTCGAAGCTGACGATGAAATATCCGGCCGTCATCCTCAAGGGACGCGGCGCGAAGGGCAGCGTACTGTCCATCGCTGTAGCTGGTAAAGGTCAGCACCAAGACGCCGGTGCGAAGATGATCCACCTGGCGCCGGAGACCACGTCGACGATCGTCTCCAAGTCGATCAGCAAGCAGGGCGGTAAGGTGACCTACCGCGGGCTGACGAGCTTCGGCCGCAACTCCGAAGGGTCGAAGTCGAATATCGAGTGCGATACGCTGATCATGGACAATGAATCGACTTCCGATACGATTCCTTACAACGAGATCATGAACGATAACATCACCCTCGAGCATGAGGCGAAGGTATCGAAGGTTTCGGAGGAGCAGCTGTTCTATCTCATGAGCCGCGGCTTGTCCGAAGAAGAAGCGACGCAGATGATCGTCATGGGCTTCATCGAACCGTTCACAAAGGAACTGCCGATGGAATATGCCGTAGAGATGAACCGCCTGATCAAGTTTGAGATGGAAGGCAGCATTGGTTAA
- a CDS encoding cysteine desulfurase, with protein MNASIREQFPILHQEINGHPLVYLDNAATSQKPLAVIEAITKYYKLDNSNVHRGVHTLGSRATDAYEGARERVARFLNARSAQEIVFTRGTTTALNLVAMSYGRAVCGEGDEIVITPMEHHSNMIPWQQVAKETGATLKYIPLQEDGTISLSDVEETITSRTKIVSVTHVSNVLGVTNPVKEIAKIAHRNGAVIVVDGAQSAPHMKVDVQDLDCDFFAFSGHKMCGPTGIGALYGKMELLERMEPIEFGGEMIDHVDLQSSTWKEVPWRFEGGTPIIAGAVGLAAAIDFLEEIGLDRIHEHGKQLTAYAVERLQEIEGLTIYGPLQERAGLVTFNLQDIHPHDVATVLDSYGIAIRAGHHCCQPLMRWLKASSTARASFYLYNTKDDIDRLAEGLIKPKEYFDYAIG; from the coding sequence ATGAACGCATCGATTCGCGAACAGTTTCCCATCTTGCATCAAGAGATCAATGGACATCCGCTGGTTTATCTGGACAATGCCGCCACCTCACAGAAACCGCTCGCGGTGATCGAGGCGATCACGAAATATTACAAGCTGGACAACTCCAACGTTCACCGCGGCGTCCATACCCTCGGTTCGCGGGCGACGGATGCTTATGAGGGAGCTCGCGAGCGGGTGGCGCGCTTCCTGAATGCGAGATCCGCGCAGGAGATCGTCTTCACAAGGGGGACGACGACGGCGCTCAACTTGGTGGCGATGAGCTATGGACGCGCGGTTTGCGGTGAAGGCGATGAGATCGTCATCACGCCGATGGAACATCACAGCAACATGATCCCTTGGCAGCAAGTGGCTAAGGAGACGGGAGCGACGCTGAAGTACATCCCGCTGCAAGAGGATGGGACGATCTCGCTCAGCGATGTGGAAGAGACGATCACCAGCCGGACGAAGATCGTCTCCGTCACCCATGTGTCCAATGTACTTGGCGTGACCAACCCGGTTAAGGAGATCGCGAAGATCGCCCACAGGAACGGCGCCGTGATCGTGGTCGACGGGGCGCAGAGCGCTCCTCACATGAAGGTGGATGTTCAGGATCTCGATTGTGATTTCTTCGCTTTTTCCGGTCACAAGATGTGCGGGCCGACGGGCATCGGGGCACTGTATGGAAAGATGGAACTGCTCGAGCGCATGGAGCCGATCGAATTCGGCGGCGAGATGATCGACCATGTCGATCTCCAATCCTCGACATGGAAGGAAGTGCCGTGGCGCTTCGAAGGCGGAACGCCGATTATCGCTGGTGCTGTAGGATTAGCTGCGGCGATCGATTTCCTCGAGGAGATCGGCTTGGATCGCATCCATGAGCACGGGAAACAGCTCACCGCCTATGCGGTAGAACGCCTGCAGGAGATCGAAGGGCTGACCATCTACGGCCCCCTCCAAGAGCGGGCGGGTCTCGTCACCTTCAATCTGCAGGATATTCATCCGCACGATGTAGCGACGGTGTTGGACTCCTACGGTATCGCGATACGAGCCGGCCATCACTGCTGTCAGCCGCTCATGCGATGGCTCAAGGCCTCTTCCACGGCGAGAGCGAGCTTCTATCTGTACAACACCAAGGATGACATCGACCGTTTGGCCGAAGGCCTGATCAAGCCAAAGGAGTATTTCGACTATGCAATTGGATGA
- the mtnA gene encoding S-methyl-5-thioribose-1-phosphate isomerase, whose protein sequence is MTISSSRHDDHGLQSVRWAGDRLELLDQRLLPEEIRYLELTTPEQVWEAIRELAVRGAPAIGIAAAYGIYLGIRDREEDPARLAQEVRRIGDYMATSRPTAVNLFWAIDRMVRLADNLAASSADAEAFRSALLEEAHKIFQEDEETNRLIGEHALTLLQDNMGILTHCNAGGLATAKYGTALAPLYLAKERGWNLKVYADETRPVLQGARLTAFELMQAGIDVTLITDNMAGYVMSKGWVQAVIVGTDRVAANGDVANKIGTYSLAVLARAHGIPFYVACPLSTIDLNTPDGSHIPIEERPEQEVTEGFGKRTAPQGVKVFNPAFDVTPHEYVTAIITEKGIVKAPYEENLRKLFES, encoded by the coding sequence ATGACCATATCGAGTTCCCGCCATGACGACCACGGCCTGCAATCCGTTCGCTGGGCAGGTGACCGCCTGGAACTCTTAGACCAGCGGCTGCTGCCCGAAGAGATCCGGTATCTGGAGCTTACAACGCCGGAACAAGTATGGGAAGCGATCCGCGAACTGGCCGTACGAGGCGCCCCCGCCATCGGCATCGCCGCCGCATACGGCATCTATCTCGGCATCCGTGATCGGGAAGAAGATCCTGCACGTCTGGCACAGGAAGTCAGGCGCATCGGCGATTATATGGCCACATCCCGGCCGACTGCCGTTAACCTGTTCTGGGCCATCGATCGGATGGTTCGATTAGCAGATAACTTGGCCGCCAGCTCCGCGGACGCCGAAGCGTTCCGCTCTGCTCTGCTGGAAGAAGCTCACAAGATCTTTCAGGAGGACGAGGAGACCAATCGGCTCATCGGTGAACACGCGCTGACCTTGCTTCAAGACAACATGGGCATCCTCACCCATTGCAACGCTGGAGGACTGGCCACCGCCAAGTATGGCACGGCGCTGGCCCCGCTCTATCTAGCGAAAGAACGCGGCTGGAATCTCAAGGTTTACGCCGATGAGACAAGGCCTGTACTGCAAGGTGCGCGGCTTACTGCCTTCGAACTGATGCAAGCCGGCATCGATGTCACGTTGATCACCGACAACATGGCAGGTTATGTGATGAGCAAAGGCTGGGTGCAAGCGGTCATCGTCGGCACGGACCGCGTAGCTGCCAACGGCGATGTCGCCAACAAGATCGGCACCTATTCCCTTGCGGTGCTCGCACGTGCCCACGGCATTCCATTCTACGTTGCTTGTCCGCTGTCTACGATCGATCTGAACACACCGGACGGCTCCCATATTCCAATTGAAGAAAGGCCGGAGCAAGAAGTCACAGAAGGGTTTGGCAAACGGACAGCACCGCAAGGGGTGAAAGTGTTCAATCCCGCCTTTGATGTGACCCCCCATGAATATGTAACAGCGATCATCACGGAGAAAGGGATCGTCAAAGCCCCTTACGAAGAGAACCTGCGCAAACTGTTCGAATCCTGA
- the sufD gene encoding Fe-S cluster assembly protein SufD, which translates to MTTLNAALPVGRDSLQALSKNRQEPAWLTELRLKALDLAGTLDLPKLEKTRIDRWNIDSYGEYKEINEVESLDDLPAEISGLISQDSTKSGLLIQRNSGVVYTSLSDELKQKGVILTDLETAAREHEDLVKPYLMQAVKMDEHRLAALHAALWCGGLFLYVPKNVTIEDPIQALFLSDDAEALFAPHVLIVADENSSVTYVDNYVSGTSTGAVMHNGIAEVFAKNGAAVRFASIHNFNDQATDVTYRRAVLENDARIEWIIGELNYGDAVSDTNSILRGNGSMSYAKVICVGTDDQRLNITTRATHFGKSSDSDMITRAVMRDEATAIINGITKIEHGATHCNGEQTERILMLSPKARGDANPILLIDEDEVTAGHAASVGQVNKEQVYYLMSRGLTKDEAEKLIIYGFLEPVVTLIPIKAVEEQLKDLVERKLGR; encoded by the coding sequence ATGACGACACTTAATGCAGCTCTTCCGGTCGGCCGTGATTCACTCCAAGCTTTGTCCAAGAACAGACAGGAGCCTGCTTGGCTTACAGAGCTTCGGCTTAAGGCTTTGGATCTTGCCGGTACGCTGGATCTGCCGAAACTGGAGAAGACCCGGATCGACCGTTGGAATATCGACTCATATGGTGAATATAAAGAGATCAACGAGGTAGAATCGCTGGATGACCTGCCAGCAGAGATCAGCGGCCTGATCTCTCAGGATTCGACGAAGAGCGGACTGCTGATCCAGCGCAATTCCGGGGTGGTCTACACAAGCTTAAGCGATGAGCTCAAGCAGAAAGGGGTCATCCTGACGGACCTGGAGACAGCCGCACGCGAGCACGAAGACCTGGTCAAGCCGTATCTGATGCAAGCGGTGAAGATGGATGAGCATCGCTTAGCCGCTCTGCATGCCGCGCTGTGGTGCGGAGGCTTGTTCTTATACGTGCCTAAGAATGTAACGATCGAAGATCCGATCCAAGCGTTGTTCCTCTCGGACGACGCGGAGGCATTGTTCGCACCGCATGTTCTGATCGTAGCGGATGAGAACAGCTCGGTGACCTATGTAGATAACTATGTTTCCGGTACATCGACGGGCGCCGTGATGCACAACGGCATCGCGGAAGTATTCGCGAAGAACGGTGCTGCGGTGCGCTTCGCTTCGATCCATAACTTCAATGATCAAGCGACGGACGTCACCTATCGCCGGGCCGTCCTGGAGAACGACGCGCGCATCGAATGGATCATCGGTGAGCTGAACTATGGGGATGCGGTATCGGATACGAATTCGATCCTCCGCGGCAACGGCTCGATGTCCTATGCGAAGGTGATCTGTGTCGGTACGGACGATCAGCGCCTGAATATCACGACCCGTGCGACGCACTTCGGCAAGTCTTCGGACAGCGATATGATCACCCGCGCTGTGATGCGAGATGAAGCTACGGCGATCATCAACGGCATCACGAAGATCGAGCACGGAGCGACCCATTGCAACGGCGAACAGACGGAACGCATCCTGATGCTCAGCCCGAAGGCGCGCGGCGATGCGAACCCGATCCTCTTGATCGACGAGGACGAGGTTACCGCTGGACACGCAGCGAGCGTTGGTCAAGTGAACAAGGAACAAGTATACTACCTGATGTCCCGCGGTTTGACCAAGGATGAAGCGGAGAAACTGATCATCTATGGATTCTTGGAGCCGGTTGTTACCCTGATCCCGATCAAGGCGGTGGAAGAACAGCTCAAGGATCTGGTCGAAAGGAAACTCGGTCGATGA
- a CDS encoding Na+/H+ antiporter subunit D, with product MSNNLIVLPLLIPLLTGIVLIFINRHRKLVRWVSGVSSIINIFIAASVVQNVRLDGVQILNMSGWEAPFGITFTADMFATLLVLTTALIGAACIFYSFYTIEEQRERHYYYALVQFLLVGVIGSFLTGDIFNLFVCFEVMLVASYGLIVIGGEKRQLRESLKYVLINVLSSTLFVTAIAYLYGSVGTLNMAHLSQRVAEVSQGGILTVIAILLLIVFALKAGLILYFWLPGSYQVPPAAIVALFGGLLTKVGVYAIVRTFTLIFYHDPGITHTMIAWMSGLTMVFGAIGALAYRDVNRILIFNIVISIGFLGFGLSTATEAGQSGVIYYLLHDMIAKTLIFMLAGLLIKAAGTEDTRQMSGWIRRHPALGWMFFVTALAIIGVPPLSGFVGKLLIVEGGLAAEQYLLTGIGLASSLFVILSLVRIFMNAFWGEEQEIHESAVQPSKKALVPGAALLILLVFIGLGAELLHPYIDQAGDVLLNPQLYIDAVLKE from the coding sequence ATGAGTAATAACTTAATCGTACTGCCACTCCTTATTCCGCTTCTAACAGGTATCGTACTTATATTTATCAATAGACACCGCAAGCTCGTCCGCTGGGTGAGCGGCGTCAGCTCGATCATCAATATCTTCATCGCCGCATCCGTTGTGCAGAATGTCCGCCTGGACGGCGTTCAGATCCTGAACATGAGCGGCTGGGAAGCTCCCTTCGGGATTACCTTCACCGCAGATATGTTTGCGACACTGCTTGTCCTGACCACGGCACTCATCGGTGCTGCATGTATCTTCTATTCGTTCTATACGATTGAGGAGCAGCGGGAGCGGCACTATTATTACGCTTTGGTGCAATTCCTGCTGGTCGGTGTGATCGGTTCCTTCTTAACGGGAGATATCTTCAACTTATTCGTCTGCTTCGAAGTCATGCTGGTCGCTTCCTACGGACTCATCGTAATCGGAGGCGAGAAGAGACAGCTGCGCGAATCGCTCAAATACGTTCTGATCAATGTGCTCTCTTCGACTTTATTTGTAACAGCGATTGCATATCTCTATGGTTCCGTCGGTACACTGAATATGGCTCATCTGTCGCAGCGGGTAGCGGAGGTTAGTCAGGGCGGTATCCTGACGGTGATCGCGATCCTTCTCTTGATCGTGTTCGCGCTGAAAGCAGGTCTCATCCTGTACTTCTGGCTGCCGGGCTCCTATCAGGTGCCGCCCGCAGCGATCGTTGCCTTGTTCGGCGGGCTGCTTACGAAGGTCGGCGTCTATGCCATCGTACGCACATTCACGCTGATTTTCTATCACGATCCAGGCATTACCCATACTATGATTGCTTGGATGAGCGGCCTGACGATGGTCTTCGGTGCGATCGGAGCTCTTGCTTACCGTGATGTAAACCGGATCTTGATCTTCAATATCGTGATTTCGATCGGTTTCCTCGGCTTCGGATTGTCCACGGCGACGGAAGCGGGACAGAGCGGCGTGATCTATTATCTGCTGCATGACATGATCGCTAAGACGCTCATCTTCATGCTGGCCGGACTCCTGATCAAGGCTGCGGGAACGGAGGATACGCGTCAGATGAGCGGCTGGATTCGACGCCATCCTGCGCTCGGCTGGATGTTCTTCGTCACGGCGCTGGCGATTATCGGCGTGCCTCCGCTGAGCGGTTTCGTCGGCAAGCTGTTGATCGTGGAAGGCGGATTGGCGGCCGAGCAATATCTGCTGACGGGGATCGGTCTGGCAAGCAGTCTATTCGTCATCCTTTCCCTGGTGCGAATCTTCATGAATGCTTTCTGGGGAGAGGAACAGGAGATTCACGAATCCGCCGTACAACCATCCAAGAAGGCTTTGGTGCCTGGGGCCGCCCTCTTGATCTTGCTGGTTTTCATCGGGCTCGGTGCAGAACTGCTGCATCCTTATATTGATCAAGCCGGAGATGTGCTGTTGAATCCGCAACTGTACATCGATGCGGTACTGAAGGAGTAG
- a CDS encoding DUF423 domain-containing protein has product MFRTYITIGGILGMLSVALGAFGAHTLERFLSEQALDTYHTGVEYQMIHAIALVLTAVLSSHSAIDSHRIKWAGVLFTAGVVLFSGSLYAVSLTGIGSFGMIAPFGGFSFILGWLMLVLSIWPAKKQRS; this is encoded by the coding sequence ATGTTTAGAACCTATATCACGATCGGCGGCATCCTCGGCATGCTGTCGGTCGCCCTCGGTGCGTTCGGCGCACATACCCTGGAGAGGTTCCTGTCAGAACAAGCGCTCGACACGTATCACACCGGTGTGGAATATCAGATGATCCATGCCATCGCCCTGGTGCTGACAGCCGTCCTCAGCAGCCATTCGGCGATCGATTCGCACCGCATCAAGTGGGCAGGGGTGCTGTTTACGGCAGGCGTTGTATTGTTCTCCGGCAGCTTGTATGCGGTAAGTCTGACGGGGATCGGCTCCTTCGGGATGATCGCACCCTTCGGCGGTTTCAGTTTCATCCTGGGCTGGCTGATGCTGGTGCTGTCGATCTGGCCGGCGAAGAAGCAGCGTTCATGA
- a CDS encoding Na(+)/H(+) antiporter subunit C, which yields MEILMSIVIGVLFMTGTYLVLSRNTLRIILGCSLMTHGLHLLIMTMAGLKTGAAPILNEDTTAYTDPLPQALILTSIVISFGVTAFYLVLAYRSYKELNTDDMEQLRGQEDE from the coding sequence ATGGAGATTCTCATGTCGATAGTCATTGGCGTATTGTTCATGACGGGAACCTATCTGGTGCTGAGCCGCAATACCCTGCGGATCATCCTGGGATGCTCGCTTATGACGCATGGGCTCCATCTGCTGATCATGACGATGGCAGGACTGAAGACGGGGGCTGCGCCCATCCTGAATGAGGATACAACGGCTTATACGGATCCGCTGCCGCAGGCGCTCATCCTCACCTCGATCGTCATCAGCTTTGGAGTGACGGCGTTCTATCTGGTACTTGCATACCGATCTTATAAGGAACTTAATACGGATGATATGGAACAGTTGAGGGGACAAGAAGATGAGTAA
- a CDS encoding Na(+)/H(+) antiporter subunit B, translating to MRGNDVIVRTGSKWLSFIIIMFSFFIFMSGHNNPGGGFIGGLMAAGALVLVAVAFGTKVLYRLLPLNYRLVTAAGLLIAVLTGVGSFIFDVPFLTHTFGIYHLPILGETELATATLFDLGVYLTVVGVTMTIILTIGEDV from the coding sequence ATGCGGGGCAATGATGTGATCGTTCGCACGGGATCCAAATGGCTGTCCTTTATCATCATCATGTTTTCTTTTTTCATCTTCATGTCAGGCCATAATAATCCCGGCGGCGGCTTTATCGGCGGATTGATGGCTGCCGGGGCGCTCGTCCTGGTGGCCGTAGCCTTCGGCACGAAGGTGCTGTACAGGCTGCTGCCGCTCAACTATCGGCTCGTCACAGCCGCCGGCTTGCTGATCGCTGTGTTGACGGGGGTCGGTTCCTTTATCTTCGATGTGCCGTTCCTGACGCATACTTTCGGCATCTATCACTTGCCTATCCTCGGGGAGACGGAACTTGCGACGGCAACGCTGTTCGACCTTGGGGTCTATCTGACCGTCGTCGGCGTAACGATGACGATCATCTTAACGATCGGGGAGGATGTGTAG
- the sufU gene encoding Fe-S cluster assembly sulfur transfer protein SufU has protein sequence MQLDDLYRRVIMDHYKNPRNRGQFENDSVHVDLNNPTCGDRITLQLKLQDGVVEAAKFLGEGCSISMASASMMTEAIKGKSLDEALQMADQFSALMQGEPAEFEYEDIEALSGVSKFPARIKCATLAWNALRKGVVQVRTESNE, from the coding sequence ATGCAATTGGATGATCTATATCGCAGGGTCATCATGGACCATTACAAGAATCCGCGCAACCGAGGCCAGTTCGAGAACGACTCCGTGCATGTCGATTTGAACAATCCGACGTGCGGCGACCGCATCACACTCCAGCTAAAGTTGCAAGATGGTGTTGTAGAAGCGGCAAAGTTCCTCGGCGAAGGCTGCTCGATCAGCATGGCATCGGCCTCGATGATGACCGAGGCGATCAAGGGCAAGAGCTTAGATGAAGCATTGCAGATGGCAGACCAATTCTCAGCGTTGATGCAAGGTGAGCCGGCTGAGTTTGAATATGAAGATATCGAGGCCTTGTCGGGCGTGAGCAAGTTCCCTGCCCGCATCAAATGCGCAACATTGGCATGGAACGCGCTCCGCAAGGGCGTCGTGCAAGTACGGACAGAATCTAACGAATAG
- a CDS encoding Na+/H+ antiporter subunit E, with protein sequence MARQIVLNFLLAFVWMFLNSDWTLAGLFIGYVVGILPLVVFRRFFDQPLYLRKVWACIRLFYVFMKLMIISNIDVLRHLFRRKLAIRPGIVALKTTMKTDLEITLFTNMITLTPGTVAIEVSLDKSTVYIHAMDIDDAEKLATDLKNSLERAIMGVTR encoded by the coding sequence ATGGCGCGACAGATCGTACTGAATTTTCTATTGGCTTTCGTCTGGATGTTCCTGAACAGCGACTGGACTTTGGCCGGCTTATTCATCGGCTACGTCGTCGGTATCTTGCCGCTGGTTGTGTTTCGCAGATTCTTCGATCAGCCTCTCTATTTGAGGAAGGTCTGGGCCTGCATCAGATTATTCTACGTATTCATGAAGTTGATGATCATATCGAATATCGATGTGCTTCGTCACCTGTTTCGCCGTAAACTGGCTATTCGTCCAGGGATCGTGGCATTGAAGACGACGATGAAGACGGATCTGGAGATCACGCTGTTTACCAACATGATCACCTTGACACCGGGCACGGTGGCGATTGAAGTCTCCTTGGACAAGAGCACGGTCTATATCCATGCTATGGATATCGATGATGCGGAGAAGTTGGCAACCGATCTCAAAAACAGTCTGGAAAGAGCCATAATGGGGGTGACACGTTAG